A single region of the Vicinamibacteria bacterium genome encodes:
- a CDS encoding MBL fold metallo-hydrolase — translation MTLRIILPEIAVLSLFLAACGTRQDTRLAKVVPSAVVEEREGPGQAELDAPTQVVVLGTGTPVPDAKRAGFSIAVIHKGETYLFDVGAGSIRNAVIARYKYDIPSLYPSLICCVFVTHLHSDHTADYPELASTLWWRRRHALRAWGPKGLEALTQGMYAMMAPDTALRTSGNQPVRTADAYEIDVTQISEGVVLEKDGMLVEAFSVNHGEVKPAYGYRITTDEKSIVISGDTAYSDKVAEMSRGVDLLFHEVISDEGLSRTSEGFQAYHRVSHTTASELGRLASLARPGLLVLIHGLFYGVPEHRIIDEVRAEYTGRVVLANDLDRY, via the coding sequence ATGACGTTGAGAATTATTCTTCCGGAGATCGCAGTTCTTTCGTTGTTTCTCGCCGCCTGCGGGACACGCCAGGACACAAGGTTAGCCAAGGTCGTGCCCAGCGCGGTCGTCGAAGAACGCGAGGGCCCGGGCCAGGCGGAGCTCGATGCCCCCACTCAGGTCGTCGTCCTGGGCACCGGGACGCCGGTTCCGGACGCGAAACGCGCGGGATTCAGCATCGCCGTGATTCACAAAGGTGAGACGTACCTGTTCGACGTGGGCGCGGGATCGATACGCAACGCCGTCATCGCTCGCTACAAGTACGATATCCCTTCCCTCTATCCGAGCCTGATTTGTTGTGTCTTCGTCACCCACCTGCACAGCGATCACACCGCGGACTACCCCGAGCTCGCCTCGACACTGTGGTGGCGTCGGCGCCACGCACTCCGCGCCTGGGGGCCGAAGGGGCTCGAGGCGCTTACCCAGGGTATGTATGCCATGATGGCGCCGGACACGGCGCTCAGGACATCAGGAAATCAGCCGGTGCGGACGGCTGACGCCTACGAGATCGATGTCACCCAGATCTCCGAAGGCGTCGTGCTGGAGAAAGACGGCATGCTCGTCGAGGCGTTCAGCGTCAATCACGGTGAAGTAAAGCCGGCGTACGGTTACCGGATCACGACTGACGAGAAGAGCATCGTAATTTCCGGCGATACGGCCTACAGCGACAAAGTCGCAGAAATGTCGCGGGGGGTCGACCTGCTGTTTCACGAGGTCATCAGCGACGAAGGGCTCTCGCGAACCTCCGAGGGGTTCCAGGCCTATCACCGCGTGTCTCACACGACCGCGAGCGAGCTCGGCCGGCTGGCAAGCCTTGCCCGGCCGGGTTTGCTGGTTCTGATTCACGGTCTTTTCTATGGCGTGCCCGAGCACCGCATCATCGACGAAGTAAGGGCCGAATATACGGGCAGGGTCGTGCTCGCGAACGACCTCGACCGCTATTGA
- the zwf gene encoding glucose-6-phosphate dehydrogenase, with amino-acid sequence MSTTIVIFGASGDLTARKLVPGLFNLHQKKRLPDGLRIVGFARRDYTDESFRGLMNDAVREFVPDHFDPGAWHEFARMLHYFRGNLDRHEDFASLDRKLTELETQPANRLYYLSVSPHYYEPTVTHLGQTGMANEGAGFRRVVIEKPFGSDLESARELSAAVHAVFLESQIYRIDHYLGKETAQNILFFRFGNTVFEPIWNRNYVDHVQLTVAESVDVGHRARFYDETGVLRDMFQNHLLQLLTLVAMEPPASFDADAVRNEKSKVLAAMRPVALDRLSHDTVRGQYRGYREADGVSDGSETATYAALKLQIDNWRWQGVPFYLRSGKALKRKVSEILIQFRCPPHIMFPLPPGSRIRNNYLAICVQPDEGMHLRFEAKVPDTVAELRSVDMEFHYAEDFEGITIPEAYERLLLDALHGDASLFARSDGIELAWKVIDPVLEGWRGASAPPLEIYERGSWGPKAADRLLGREGRSWQSGCEH; translated from the coding sequence GTGAGCACCACGATCGTGATTTTCGGTGCATCGGGGGATCTGACGGCCCGCAAGCTCGTTCCCGGTTTGTTCAATCTCCATCAAAAGAAGCGGCTGCCGGACGGTCTCCGCATCGTTGGTTTCGCCCGCCGTGATTACACCGACGAGAGTTTCCGCGGCCTGATGAACGATGCCGTACGGGAGTTCGTGCCGGACCACTTTGATCCCGGGGCCTGGCACGAGTTCGCGCGGATGCTCCACTACTTTCGCGGAAATCTCGATCGCCACGAGGACTTCGCTTCTCTCGATCGAAAGCTCACCGAGCTAGAAACACAGCCGGCGAACCGTCTCTATTACCTCTCGGTGTCCCCACACTACTACGAGCCCACGGTCACCCATTTGGGGCAAACGGGTATGGCGAACGAGGGGGCGGGATTCCGTCGGGTCGTCATCGAAAAGCCCTTCGGAAGCGATCTGGAATCGGCGAGAGAGCTCAGTGCGGCCGTCCATGCCGTCTTCCTCGAGAGCCAGATTTATCGAATCGATCACTATCTCGGCAAGGAGACTGCCCAGAACATTCTCTTCTTTCGCTTCGGCAACACCGTCTTCGAGCCAATCTGGAACCGAAACTATGTCGACCACGTGCAGCTGACCGTTGCCGAATCGGTGGACGTCGGCCACCGCGCCCGGTTCTACGACGAGACCGGCGTGCTACGGGACATGTTCCAGAACCACTTGTTGCAGCTCTTGACCCTCGTCGCCATGGAGCCTCCGGCGTCATTCGATGCCGATGCGGTCCGCAACGAAAAGTCGAAGGTGCTGGCGGCGATGCGTCCGGTGGCGCTCGATCGACTCTCTCACGACACGGTTCGGGGACAATATCGGGGCTACCGCGAAGCGGATGGCGTATCCGACGGCTCCGAGACCGCCACCTACGCCGCGCTGAAGCTCCAGATCGACAACTGGCGATGGCAGGGCGTGCCTTTCTATTTGCGATCGGGAAAGGCCCTGAAGAGGAAAGTTTCCGAGATCCTGATCCAGTTTCGGTGTCCACCCCACATCATGTTCCCCTTGCCGCCCGGTTCCCGGATCCGCAACAACTATCTCGCCATATGCGTTCAGCCCGACGAGGGGATGCACCTGCGCTTCGAGGCCAAAGTGCCCGACACCGTCGCCGAGCTTCGCTCGGTCGACATGGAGTTTCACTACGCGGAGGATTTCGAGGGCATTACCATTCCCGAGGCCTACGAGCGACTTCTGCTCGATGCACTCCACGGTGATGCGTCGCTTTTCGCTCGGAGCGACGGTATCGAGCTTGCCTGGAAGGTCATCGATCCCGTCCTCGAGGGTTGGCGTGGCGCCTCGGCTCCGCCGCTCGAGATTTACGAGCGCGGCAGTTGGGGCCCGAAAGCGGCGGACCGTCTTCTCGGGCGAGAGGGTCGGAGCTGGCAAAGCGGGTGCGAGCATTAG